A window of the Megalopta genalis isolate 19385.01 chromosome 2, iyMegGena1_principal, whole genome shotgun sequence genome harbors these coding sequences:
- the stck gene encoding LIM zinc finger domain containing stck isoform X1: MPGVTEMSMDHMFCSRCREGFVAHEKIVNSHGELWHPQCFVCAQCFRPFPDGIFYEFEGYKYCEHDFHVLFAPCCEKCGEFVIGRVIKAMNANWHPGCFRCEECDGELADAGFIKCQGRALCHTCNARVKAGALGKYICHQCHGVIDDKPLRFRGELYHPYHFNCTACGTELNSDAREVNSRPGYAANEMNELYCLRCHDKMGIPICGACRRPIEERVVTALGKHWHVEHFVCAKCEKPFLGHRHYEKKGLAYCETHYHQLFGNLCFVCNQVIAGDVFTALNKAWCVHHFACAFCDQKMNQKTKFFEFDLKPACKKCYDKFPQELKKRMRRMYDLNPKKIPA, encoded by the exons ATGCCAGG TGTTACAGAAATGTCTATGGATCATATGTTCTGTTCTCGATGTCGAGAAGGGTTTGTAGCACatgaaaaaattgttaattcgCATGGAGAACTATGGCATCCTCAATGTTTTGT ATGTGCACAATGTTTCCGACCATTTCCTGATGGAATATTTTATGAATTTGAAGGATATAAGTATTGCGAACATGATTTTCATGTTTTATTTGCTCCCTGTTGTGAAAAGTGTG GAGAATTTGTTATTGGTCGAGTAATAAAAGCAATGAATGCTAATTGGCATCCAGGATGTTTCCGTTGTGAAGAATGTGATGGTGAATTAGCTGATGCAGGATTTATTAAATGTCAGGGTAGAGCTTTGTGTCATACTTGTAATGCACGTGTCAAAGCAGGAGCACTTGGAAAATATATTTGTCATCAGTGCCA tggTGTAATTGATGACAAGCCTTTACGTTTCCGTGGAGAGCTGTATCATCCTTATCATTTCAATTGTACAGCATGTGGTACAGAGCTTAATTCTGATGCTAGAGAAGTTAATTCCAGACCAGGTTACGCTGCCAATGAAATG AATGAATTATATTGTCTAAGATGTCATGATAAAATGGGAATTCCAATCTGTGGTGCCTGTAGACGCCCAATTGAGGAACGTGTAGTTACTGCATTAGGTAAACATTGGCATGTTGAGCACTTTGTTTGTGCAAAATGTGAAAAACCGTTTCTAGGCCATAGACATTATGAGAAAAAAGGTCTAGCTTATTGTGAAACACATTATCATCAATTATTTGGCAATCTATGTTTTGTTTGCAATCAAGTAATAGCTGGAGATG TTTTTACAGCTCTAAATAAAGCATGGTGCGTTCATCACTTTGCATGCGCATTTTGTGATCAAAAAATGAATCAGAAAACTAAGTTTTTCGAATTTGATTTAAAACCAGCTTGTAAAAAGTGTTACGACAAATTCCCACAAGAATTAAAGAAACGTATGCGCCGAATGTACGATTTGAATCCTAAAAAGATACCAGCTTGA
- the stck gene encoding LIM zinc finger domain containing stck isoform X2 — MSMDHMFCSRCREGFVAHEKIVNSHGELWHPQCFVCAQCFRPFPDGIFYEFEGYKYCEHDFHVLFAPCCEKCGEFVIGRVIKAMNANWHPGCFRCEECDGELADAGFIKCQGRALCHTCNARVKAGALGKYICHQCHGVIDDKPLRFRGELYHPYHFNCTACGTELNSDAREVNSRPGYAANEMNELYCLRCHDKMGIPICGACRRPIEERVVTALGKHWHVEHFVCAKCEKPFLGHRHYEKKGLAYCETHYHQLFGNLCFVCNQVIAGDVFTALNKAWCVHHFACAFCDQKMNQKTKFFEFDLKPACKKCYDKFPQELKKRMRRMYDLNPKKIPA, encoded by the exons ATGTCTATGGATCATATGTTCTGTTCTCGATGTCGAGAAGGGTTTGTAGCACatgaaaaaattgttaattcgCATGGAGAACTATGGCATCCTCAATGTTTTGT ATGTGCACAATGTTTCCGACCATTTCCTGATGGAATATTTTATGAATTTGAAGGATATAAGTATTGCGAACATGATTTTCATGTTTTATTTGCTCCCTGTTGTGAAAAGTGTG GAGAATTTGTTATTGGTCGAGTAATAAAAGCAATGAATGCTAATTGGCATCCAGGATGTTTCCGTTGTGAAGAATGTGATGGTGAATTAGCTGATGCAGGATTTATTAAATGTCAGGGTAGAGCTTTGTGTCATACTTGTAATGCACGTGTCAAAGCAGGAGCACTTGGAAAATATATTTGTCATCAGTGCCA tggTGTAATTGATGACAAGCCTTTACGTTTCCGTGGAGAGCTGTATCATCCTTATCATTTCAATTGTACAGCATGTGGTACAGAGCTTAATTCTGATGCTAGAGAAGTTAATTCCAGACCAGGTTACGCTGCCAATGAAATG AATGAATTATATTGTCTAAGATGTCATGATAAAATGGGAATTCCAATCTGTGGTGCCTGTAGACGCCCAATTGAGGAACGTGTAGTTACTGCATTAGGTAAACATTGGCATGTTGAGCACTTTGTTTGTGCAAAATGTGAAAAACCGTTTCTAGGCCATAGACATTATGAGAAAAAAGGTCTAGCTTATTGTGAAACACATTATCATCAATTATTTGGCAATCTATGTTTTGTTTGCAATCAAGTAATAGCTGGAGATG TTTTTACAGCTCTAAATAAAGCATGGTGCGTTCATCACTTTGCATGCGCATTTTGTGATCAAAAAATGAATCAGAAAACTAAGTTTTTCGAATTTGATTTAAAACCAGCTTGTAAAAAGTGTTACGACAAATTCCCACAAGAATTAAAGAAACGTATGCGCCGAATGTACGATTTGAATCCTAAAAAGATACCAGCTTGA
- the LOC143258892 gene encoding uncharacterized protein LOC143258892, with translation MSISGRILHNKITSLSSELLNNISPDILNKCCEQSAQLFLKWFNKNVNCMNVLLNEEVQMKNILQKTNEWLDGIELDCQLEEATKNYPELLKIITFDDTDISDLFTEFEIIKNSHNEDENYILALQSGIESLKKLMAELDDETGKESELLNREYIADENAYKDCSMILDDFDMINHDFLRQVECLSNQYADAAENKGIPLVWIQMPLELFSKNIKLYHHYLGIYIKEQFGDVFK, from the exons ATGAGTATATCAGGCAGGATTCTTCATAATAAAATTACAAGTTTAAGTTCAGAACTTTTAAACAACATTTCACCGGACATATTGAATAAATGTTGTGAACAATCAGCACAACTGTTTTTAAAATGGTTTAACAAAAATGTGAATTGTATGAATGTTCTTTTAAACGAAGAGGTTCAAAT gaaaaatatattacaaaagaCAAATGAATGGTTGGATGGTATTGAATTAGATTGTCAATTAGAAGAAGCAACTAAGAATTATCCTGaactattaaaaattattactttTGATGATACAGATATAAGCGACCTGTTTAcagaatttgaaataattaaaaattcacATAAtgaagatgaaaattatattcttgCATTACAAAGTGGAATTGAAagtttgaa AAAGTTAATGGCAGAACTGGATGATGAAACAGGGAAGGAATCTGAATTGTTAAATAGAGAATATATTGCAGATGAGAATGCTTACAAAGATTGTTCTATGATTTTAGATGATTTTGATATGATTAATCATGATTTCTTAAGACAAGTTGAATGTCTCTCAAATCAATATGCAGATGCGGCTGAAAAT AAAGGAATACCATTAGTATGGATCCAAATGCCTTTGGAACTTTTTAgtaaaaatataaaactgtATCATCATTATTTAGGCATTTATATAAAAGAACAGTTTGGGGATGTTTTTAAATAA
- the LOC117219394 gene encoding uncharacterized protein LOC117219394, translated as MKILKQDACSKFEQRKVRLDEVKNLQFLIRECGHVNADLLFILMQRQWYCLIDVSEIVADTYHYMTLEYSLASTQCESMQQQQEEFVLSCPDTHNAFIKLLVSILCNGDNTQQLNSALNEYNELINENKVKKQFILETDIYSKIDELEMFGSNYTKTKT; from the exons ATGAAAATCTTGAAACAAGATGCTTGTTCAAAATTTGAACAAAGGAAAGTTAGATTAGATGAAGTTAAAAACTTGCAGTTCCTTATACGGGAATGTGGTCATGTAAATGCTGACTTGTTATTTATACTAATGCAGAGACAGTGGTACTGTCTTATAGATGTATCAGAAATTGTGGCTGATACATATCACTATATGACCTTGGAATATTCATTAGCTTCCACACAATGT GAAAGTatgcaacaacaacaggaagagTTTGTGTTATCTTGCCCAGATACCCACAATGCATTCATCAAGCTTTTAGTTTCTATTTTGTGTAATGGTGATAACACACAGCAATTAAATTCCGCGTTAAATGAGTACAATGAACTCATAAAtgaaaacaaagtaaaaaagCAATTCATATTGGAAACAGACATATATTCCAAAATTGATGAACTAGAAATGTT TGGATCCAATTACACTAAAACAAAAACATAA